A stretch of the Elusimicrobiota bacterium genome encodes the following:
- a CDS encoding ferredoxin, whose amino-acid sequence MKAVIDKDLCTGCGLCCDSCADVFEMQDTVAVVKGAAVPANSEDCAKQAAADCPVEAIKVE is encoded by the coding sequence ATGAAAGCGGTCATTGACAAAGATTTATGTACTGGTTGTGGTTTATGTTGTGATAGTTGTGCTGATGTTTTTGAGATGCAGGACACAGTAGCTGTGGTAAAGGGTGCAGCGGTTCCGGCAAATAGCGAGGACTGTGCCAAACAAGCAGCAGCAGATTGCCCGGTTGAAGCAATAAAAGTTGAGTAA